One region of Chryseobacterium sp. SORGH_AS_0447 genomic DNA includes:
- the hemL gene encoding glutamate-1-semialdehyde 2,1-aminomutase translates to MKYQRSSALFDEAYQYIPGGVNSPVRAFKSVGGVPVFMKSAKGAYLTDADDNTYIDYINSWGPAILGHTHPEVLEALKIQAEKGFSFGAPTELETEIAKFIVENVPNIDQIRMVSSGTEACMSAVRLARGFTGRDKIVKFEGCYHGHSDSFLIKAGSGAATFGNPNSPGVTAGTAKDTLLARYNDMEQVEDLFRHNQGEIAAVIIEPVAGNMGCVLPENEFLQKLRTICDENGALLIFDEVMTGFRLAFGGAQELFNVKADLVTYGKVIGGGLPVGAFAGRNEIMDYLAPKGAVYQAGTLSGNPLAMRAGLKTLQLIKNDPEFFNRLEKTTETLDFEIGKILNEKGIAHKINRKGSMMSVFFHTNRVANFDEAQEANHALFNNFFHQMLQNGIYLPPSGYETYFISDAIKDNEIDRTLEAVRKFEYS, encoded by the coding sequence ATGAAATACCAGAGAAGTTCGGCTTTATTTGATGAAGCTTACCAATACATTCCCGGCGGTGTAAATTCACCGGTCCGTGCATTCAAATCCGTAGGAGGAGTGCCTGTTTTTATGAAATCTGCAAAAGGAGCCTACCTTACCGATGCCGATGACAATACCTACATCGACTATATCAATTCCTGGGGGCCGGCCATTCTGGGCCATACCCATCCTGAAGTATTGGAAGCATTGAAAATCCAGGCCGAAAAAGGGTTTTCTTTTGGTGCGCCAACGGAACTTGAAACGGAAATCGCAAAATTTATCGTCGAAAATGTCCCGAATATCGATCAGATCAGAATGGTCTCTTCAGGAACAGAAGCCTGTATGAGTGCTGTCAGGTTGGCCAGAGGTTTTACCGGAAGAGATAAGATTGTAAAATTTGAAGGTTGCTATCATGGGCATTCGGATTCATTTCTTATCAAAGCGGGAAGTGGAGCAGCCACTTTCGGAAATCCGAATTCTCCGGGCGTAACGGCAGGAACAGCAAAAGATACTTTGCTGGCAAGATACAACGATATGGAGCAGGTAGAAGACCTGTTCAGACATAATCAGGGTGAAATTGCGGCGGTTATTATTGAGCCTGTTGCCGGAAACATGGGTTGTGTCCTTCCTGAAAACGAATTTCTTCAAAAGCTGAGAACCATCTGTGATGAAAACGGAGCATTACTGATCTTTGACGAGGTAATGACCGGCTTCAGGCTGGCATTCGGAGGAGCGCAGGAGCTTTTTAATGTTAAGGCGGATCTCGTGACCTACGGAAAAGTAATCGGCGGTGGACTTCCGGTCGGTGCTTTTGCAGGCAGAAATGAAATCATGGACTATCTGGCACCGAAAGGTGCGGTTTACCAGGCAGGGACTTTAAGTGGAAACCCTCTGGCCATGAGAGCCGGACTGAAAACCTTGCAACTGATCAAAAATGATCCTGAATTCTTCAACAGGCTGGAAAAAACCACGGAAACGCTGGATTTTGAAATCGGAAAAATCCTGAATGAAAAAGGAATTGCCCATAAAATCAACCGAAAAGGATCGATGATGTCCGTATTTTTCCATACGAACAGAGTTGCTAATTTTGACGAAGCCCAGGAGGCCAACCATGCTTTGTTTAATAACTTCTTCCACCAGATGCTGCAGAACGGGATTTACCTTCCGCCGAGCGGCTATGAAACCTATTTCATCAGTGATGCTATTAAAGATAACGAGATCGATAGGACGCTGGAAGCAGTGAGAAAGTTTGAGTACTCTTAA
- a CDS encoding T9SS type A sorting domain-containing protein translates to MKILYMSALTLCAVPGISAQEVVWQKDIRCSTQDFLSQITTTIDGQYLISGSSIQPNKISSDNKQNNGYNYHLVKLNQMGEQVWEKYFSGKNHDFLSATVNTQEGGFLLAGTSYSGKGLDKKDESKGGSDFWLIRVNEFGDELWQKTIGGASDEEARAVIQTTDFGFYVAGNITLREPQGTFQGYGSKDVLIIRLDKNGKEISQLVLGGRGLDEVEKMIPTIDGGALLGIYSRSGAVAGSSKAINHQPKTTSNYGEGDYHIVKLNNEGKVEWEKNFGGTGDDHLRTLAMTSTGYLIGGESRSERSGNKTIGIEEGTDLWLISVNTIGEEVWQKSYNFKNRDVLMGMSVLHASDDKSTKGILLGGYTQVEGRIETDDEKFWMLYLDQNGNEQWRKHIKGESSKREERLSDIKLNRDGSIILAGTSAEELGKENWKIVKLGDKQVDQLIEKQDIKIYPNPVSDYAYVELGFEGMREGAFGAEITVYDMGGRQLQNIKTKNKITKINTQPLVQGAYLVSVKTDAGKTASAKIIKK, encoded by the coding sequence ATGAAAATACTCTACATGAGTGCACTTACTTTATGTGCAGTGCCGGGCATTTCGGCCCAGGAAGTAGTCTGGCAAAAAGACATCAGATGCTCGACCCAGGATTTTTTAAGCCAGATTACCACAACCATCGACGGGCAATATCTTATTTCGGGAAGCAGTATCCAGCCCAATAAAATTTCTTCAGACAATAAACAAAATAACGGCTACAACTATCATTTGGTCAAATTAAACCAAATGGGTGAACAGGTTTGGGAAAAATATTTCTCCGGGAAAAACCATGATTTTTTATCCGCTACCGTTAATACGCAGGAGGGCGGATTTTTGCTTGCAGGAACTTCCTACAGCGGAAAAGGCCTGGATAAGAAGGACGAATCTAAGGGCGGAAGTGATTTTTGGCTGATCAGAGTAAATGAATTTGGTGACGAATTATGGCAGAAAACCATTGGTGGGGCTTCGGATGAAGAAGCGAGAGCTGTGATTCAGACGACGGATTTTGGGTTTTACGTTGCCGGAAACATCACCCTTCGAGAGCCTCAGGGTACTTTCCAAGGGTACGGTTCCAAAGATGTGCTTATTATAAGACTTGATAAAAACGGAAAAGAAATCTCACAGCTTGTTTTAGGAGGAAGAGGATTGGACGAAGTGGAAAAAATGATTCCAACGATCGATGGCGGAGCCTTGTTAGGGATCTATTCCAGAAGTGGAGCGGTGGCTGGAAGTAGCAAAGCCATTAACCATCAACCAAAAACCACCTCCAATTATGGCGAAGGTGATTATCACATCGTCAAGCTTAATAATGAAGGCAAGGTAGAATGGGAAAAGAATTTCGGTGGAACAGGTGACGATCATTTGAGAACTTTGGCGATGACATCCACGGGTTATCTGATCGGCGGGGAATCAAGATCGGAAAGATCGGGGAATAAAACCATAGGTATTGAAGAAGGGACTGACCTATGGTTAATCTCCGTAAACACGATAGGCGAAGAGGTCTGGCAGAAGTCCTACAATTTCAAGAACCGCGATGTTCTGATGGGCATGAGTGTTCTACATGCTTCCGACGATAAATCTACGAAAGGGATTTTATTGGGCGGCTACACGCAGGTAGAAGGAAGGATTGAAACGGATGATGAAAAGTTCTGGATGCTGTATTTGGATCAGAACGGGAATGAGCAGTGGAGAAAGCACATCAAAGGCGAATCCAGCAAAAGAGAAGAACGGCTATCAGATATTAAGCTGAACCGCGACGGTTCGATCATCCTGGCAGGAACCAGTGCCGAAGAACTGGGTAAAGAGAACTGGAAGATTGTAAAGCTGGGTGACAAGCAGGTTGACCAATTGATCGAGAAACAGGATATTAAGATCTATCCGAATCCGGTGAGTGATTATGCGTATGTGGAACTTGGGTTTGAGGGTATGAGAGAAGGAGCATTTGGAGCGGAGATCACTGTGTATGACATGGGCGGAAGGCAGCTTCAGAATATTAAGACAAAAAACAAAATAACCAAAATCAACACACAGCCGCTGGTTCAGGGAGCTTACCTGGTATCGGTGAAAACGGATGCAGGGAAAACGGCGAGTGCTAAAATTATTAAGAAATAA
- a CDS encoding RHS repeat domain-containing protein, with protein sequence MEILLYKPSFAYISNHVANNQINQDNSLNSSPQDFMNFYRFNIFTTARELEIQGLDSNSIIKKMVVLSNQNLGPQSDIFGREILYTNVTEKTINSKNNTESYSKKFYNFYEDNSTEVNAISGPTDEPTYISPGNKYLHHIDKVTDIYMPWNDSYTSINYKMSYGFVEKKGKNIFPFPDRNYFDMNNELLNGKNIKTEYLNSAGNIVSEENFVYEPLITIDKALHLLRNRNFQVSSVATHVFNATDPLKRSVELDSSVPTYSRMYHHFERYRRAIIFFTDTNQYFQRPLRLKTSKRKLYFQSGESVEEITNYEYSPYQYALSLQKNLSSDGNIYETKFKYINDISSGNNDYVAFGLTGIPLIIEKFKNNKQISKSLITYGRDWIGHEHMRLSKVEDIKINTINGNEEIINQRKITQYDDKGNILEYSTEEGIPVTMIWGYNKTLPIAKIEGATYSLVSQYVSDIIAKSNNDTDTSSEQILIDALDAFRKNTAFVNYQITTYTYDPLVGITTTTSPSGMRETYQYDKLGRLEKIIDVDGKLIKEMKYNFKQ encoded by the coding sequence GTGGAAATTTTATTATATAAGCCTTCTTTTGCCTATATCTCAAATCATGTTGCGAATAATCAAATTAATCAGGATAATTCTCTTAATTCCTCTCCTCAGGATTTTATGAATTTTTATAGATTTAATATTTTTACAACAGCACGTGAATTAGAAATACAAGGTCTTGATTCAAATAGCATTATTAAAAAAATGGTGGTATTGTCAAATCAAAACCTAGGGCCTCAGTCAGATATTTTTGGAAGAGAAATACTATATACAAATGTTACTGAAAAAACCATTAATTCAAAGAATAATACTGAGAGTTACTCAAAGAAATTTTATAATTTTTACGAAGATAATTCTACTGAAGTTAATGCTATAAGCGGACCTACCGATGAGCCAACTTATATAAGTCCTGGAAATAAATATTTGCATCATATTGATAAAGTTACTGATATATATATGCCTTGGAATGACTCATATACAAGTATAAACTATAAAATGTCTTACGGATTTGTAGAAAAAAAAGGAAAAAATATTTTTCCTTTTCCGGATAGGAATTATTTTGATATGAATAATGAGCTGTTAAATGGGAAAAATATTAAGACTGAATATCTGAATAGCGCAGGAAATATTGTTTCAGAGGAAAACTTTGTTTATGAGCCATTAATTACAATAGATAAAGCATTACATCTATTGAGGAACAGAAATTTTCAAGTTTCTTCTGTAGCTACTCATGTTTTTAATGCAACTGATCCTTTAAAAAGATCTGTCGAACTAGACTCTTCGGTACCTACTTATAGTAGAATGTATCATCATTTTGAAAGATATAGAAGGGCTATTATATTTTTTACAGATACCAATCAATACTTTCAGCGACCATTACGACTAAAGACTAGTAAACGTAAACTATATTTTCAATCAGGAGAATCTGTTGAAGAGATTACAAATTATGAGTACAGCCCTTACCAATATGCTTTATCATTACAAAAGAATCTATCTTCAGATGGTAATATATATGAGACCAAATTTAAATATATCAATGACATTTCCTCAGGAAACAATGATTATGTTGCTTTTGGTCTTACAGGAATACCTTTAATCATTGAGAAATTTAAAAACAATAAGCAGATCTCAAAATCATTAATAACCTACGGGCGAGATTGGATTGGACATGAACATATGCGTCTTTCAAAAGTGGAAGATATAAAAATAAATACGATTAATGGAAATGAGGAAATTATTAATCAAAGAAAAATTACGCAGTATGATGATAAGGGTAATATTTTGGAATATAGTACAGAAGAAGGAATTCCTGTAACTATGATTTGGGGATACAATAAAACCTTACCTATTGCAAAAATAGAAGGCGCAACTTATAGCTTAGTTTCTCAATACGTTTCAGATATTATTGCTAAATCTAATAATGATACAGATACATCTTCCGAACAAATATTAATTGATGCTCTTGATGCTTTTAGAAAAAATACAGCATTTGTCAATTATCAGATTACTACATATACCTATGATCCTTTGGTAGGAATTACAACTACCACTTCACCTTCAGGAATGCGTGAAACTTATCAATATGACAAATTGGGCAGACTGGAAAAAATAATAGATGTTGATGGAAAATTGATAAAAGAAATGAAATATAACTTCAAACAATAA
- a CDS encoding DUF6443 domain-containing protein — protein sequence MKKFLRRIILFFNIFLIGILHSQTSSENYVYSSTCLDADCIKKSETVKYFDGLGKPIQIISVKSSPGGKDVVVPLEYDGYGRSVKSYLPIPQQTTENGNIFTNPFSSATAVYGSEKYFSESILEKSPLGRPEEKISVGNDWINHSSKLEYDTNSPNDNVRKFSTTTMWSSDMTISTVKYENNYEPSQLYKLTSIDENNHKNIIFKNSQGQLILSRKVLSPKVSIDTYFIYNEYDQLAAVITPKAVNEFFDVYGAGIDDQIPDDIIKNLCYQYRYDGRNRLVEKKLPGKNWEYLVYDKQNRVVLSQDGNLGSSKQWAYNKYDEFGRLVYSGIYTGSQNYGSQGRNFEQNIVNTKGSNNTLRTSSIGFTDVSGMELYYNNDAYPNTDIKVLNVNYFDFYPQYSFNPAFPITIQNQEVLNDDQITNNKSTKSLSVLNFIKNIEDNNWTKIYTYYDKKSRLIGSHSINHLGGYTRVESQLDFSGALQKIVTSHSRLASDVTKSITETFEYDPQYRLKKHWHQVGLNTPELLTENIYNELSQIVSKNVGNNLQSINYTYNIRGWLTKVNDPQSLSGKLFGYELKYTDPVYTSLTQGRYNGNIAEVDWASSKDGVLKRYSYQYDDLNRLRKGIYSEPNNSLPQNEYYNEAVDYDLNGNIISLQRNRKLENVGRQQIDNLAYFYTGNKLDKIVESQPNYFGYPESSGNLMNYDSNGNMTDHIDKGLLEIKYNFLDLPDYVKFDQYVMRDDPFGFGLTAQYKNTSYLYRADGTKLKKIHNYFSGRNQNNASKITEYLDGFQYNYDLNSLGVPATSQGLQFVPTSEGYYDFAQNKYIYQYKDQVGNVRLSFYKDSNGIAQIDRTTDFYPFGLEFGGDKSLNTTGSLSPDYTYSFQEQEKQQETGWYSFKWRNYDPSMARFFNIDPLSEVYAYQSHYNFSENRVIDARELEGLEKELVNSGASFDGMSYDGGVESTLTWGDGLKGADIERIVLQGQAVDNKTDASGSFNWSDAGRTAVGFVPVVGSGFDIYEGARDGNWVQFGFGVGGLVLDVATLGSGSIIKGGVKTLGTHLIEEGMEKAAKEAAEEIVEKETKNLALGLGDDLFNFAEHHGFETYRDFSTGFQKNKILDAMKAYDKIHFNTTGFGKVNFSRFKPNTPISYRNYTNWEMHTIMNDPALLQKTTFYNKSFDGTYKIIDNYSPFFK from the coding sequence ATGAAAAAATTTTTAAGAAGAATAATTCTGTTCTTCAATATATTTTTAATAGGAATTTTGCATTCACAAACCTCTTCTGAAAATTATGTTTATTCTTCCACATGCCTGGATGCAGATTGTATTAAGAAATCTGAAACCGTAAAATATTTTGATGGTTTAGGAAAGCCTATTCAGATTATTAGTGTAAAATCTTCGCCCGGAGGTAAAGATGTAGTTGTACCCTTGGAATATGATGGATACGGGCGATCTGTTAAAAGTTATCTTCCTATTCCTCAACAAACGACAGAAAATGGAAATATATTTACGAATCCGTTTTCATCTGCAACTGCTGTTTATGGTAGCGAAAAATACTTTTCTGAGAGTATACTTGAGAAGTCTCCATTGGGTAGGCCTGAAGAAAAAATAAGTGTAGGGAATGACTGGATAAATCATTCTTCAAAACTTGAGTATGATACAAATTCGCCAAATGATAATGTAAGGAAGTTCTCTACAACTACAATGTGGTCATCAGATATGACTATTTCTACTGTAAAATATGAAAATAACTATGAACCATCTCAATTGTATAAACTAACCTCTATCGATGAGAATAATCATAAAAATATAATTTTTAAAAATAGTCAAGGACAGTTGATTTTATCTAGGAAGGTCCTTAGCCCTAAAGTTAGTATAGACACTTATTTTATTTATAATGAATACGATCAGTTAGCAGCCGTTATTACTCCTAAAGCAGTAAACGAGTTTTTTGATGTTTATGGTGCTGGAATTGACGATCAAATACCTGATGATATAATAAAAAATTTGTGTTATCAGTATCGTTATGACGGTAGAAATCGCTTGGTTGAGAAAAAGCTTCCGGGAAAGAATTGGGAATATTTGGTATATGATAAACAGAATAGGGTCGTTTTATCCCAAGATGGTAATCTTGGTTCCTCAAAACAGTGGGCATATAATAAATATGATGAGTTTGGAAGATTGGTATATTCCGGAATTTATACCGGTTCGCAAAATTACGGAAGCCAAGGCCGGAATTTTGAACAAAATATCGTCAATACGAAAGGTAGTAATAATACTTTAAGGACATCTTCCATCGGTTTCACAGATGTGAGTGGTATGGAATTATATTATAATAATGATGCTTATCCCAATACAGATATAAAAGTATTAAATGTAAATTATTTCGATTTTTATCCTCAATATAGCTTTAATCCCGCTTTTCCTATTACAATTCAGAATCAGGAAGTGCTTAATGATGATCAGATTACTAATAATAAAAGTACAAAAAGCCTTTCCGTATTAAACTTTATTAAAAATATTGAAGATAATAATTGGACTAAAATATATACCTATTATGATAAAAAGTCAAGACTTATCGGAAGCCATTCAATTAATCATTTAGGCGGATACACACGTGTTGAAAGCCAACTGGATTTTTCTGGAGCACTTCAGAAAATAGTAACATCTCATTCAAGATTGGCATCTGATGTGACAAAAAGTATAACGGAAACCTTTGAATATGACCCTCAGTACAGATTAAAAAAGCACTGGCATCAGGTCGGTCTGAATACTCCCGAATTATTAACCGAAAATATATATAATGAGCTCTCGCAGATTGTCAGTAAAAATGTTGGAAATAATCTTCAAAGTATTAATTACACTTATAATATCAGAGGTTGGCTTACGAAAGTAAATGATCCGCAATCTCTGAGCGGAAAGTTATTTGGCTACGAATTAAAGTATACAGATCCTGTTTATACATCACTGACGCAAGGTAGATACAACGGGAATATTGCAGAGGTTGATTGGGCATCATCAAAAGATGGTGTTCTCAAAAGATATTCTTATCAATATGATGATCTTAACCGTTTGAGAAAAGGTATCTATTCCGAGCCCAACAATTCTCTTCCCCAAAACGAATATTATAATGAAGCTGTAGATTATGACCTCAATGGGAATATAATTTCTTTGCAAAGAAATAGAAAACTGGAGAATGTTGGCAGGCAGCAGATCGATAATTTAGCTTATTTCTACACCGGAAATAAACTGGATAAAATAGTAGAATCCCAGCCTAATTACTTTGGTTATCCTGAATCGTCTGGAAACCTGATGAATTATGATAGTAATGGAAATATGACAGATCATATTGACAAGGGCCTTCTGGAAATTAAATATAATTTTTTAGATCTTCCGGATTATGTTAAATTTGATCAGTATGTAATGCGTGACGATCCTTTTGGATTTGGACTGACCGCACAATATAAAAATACAAGTTACCTCTATCGTGCAGATGGAACGAAATTAAAAAAGATTCATAATTATTTTTCCGGACGTAATCAGAATAATGCTTCCAAAATTACAGAATATCTTGACGGTTTTCAATATAATTATGATTTAAATAGTCTTGGAGTTCCAGCAACTTCACAAGGACTACAATTTGTGCCGACTTCTGAGGGATATTATGATTTTGCCCAAAATAAATATATTTACCAATATAAAGATCAGGTTGGAAATGTAAGATTATCATTTTATAAAGATAGTAATGGTATTGCACAGATAGACAGAACTACTGATTTTTATCCTTTTGGATTAGAGTTTGGTGGAGATAAATCTTTGAATACAACGGGGAGCCTATCTCCAGACTATACTTATTCTTTTCAGGAACAGGAAAAGCAGCAGGAAACAGGATGGTATTCATTTAAATGGAGAAACTATGATCCCTCCATGGCCAGGTTTTTTAATATAGACCCGTTAAGTGAAGTATATGCCTATCAGTCGCACTATAATTTTTCCGAAAACAGAGTCATTGATGCAAGGGAATTGGAAGGGTTAGAAAAAGAATTGGTTAATTCAGGCGCAAGTTTTGATGGAATGTCATATGATGGCGGGGTAGAATCTACTCTTACCTGGGGCGATGGCCTGAAAGGAGCTGATATTGAAAGAATCGTTTTACAGGGACAGGCAGTTGATAATAAAACAGATGCTTCCGGAAGCTTTAATTGGTCCGATGCAGGAAGGACTGCTGTAGGTTTTGTACCTGTTGTAGGAAGCGGGTTTGATATTTATGAAGGGGCAAGAGATGGTAACTGGGTACAGTTTGGTTTTGGAGTAGGTGGTTTGGTATTAGACGTTGCCACATTAGGCTCAGGATCAATAATCAAAGGAGGAGTGAAAACTCTGGGAACCCATCTGATTGAAGAGGGAATGGAGAAGGCAGCTAAAGAAGCTGCGGAAGAAATAGTAGAGAAAGAAACTAAAAATTTAGCATTAGGTTTAGGAGATGATTTGTTTAATTTTGCTGAGCATCATGGTTTTGAAACTTATAGGGATTTCTCGACAGGATTTCAAAAAAATAAAATTTTAGATGCCATGAAAGCTTATGATAAGATACATTTTAATACTACTGGATTTGGGAAGGTTAATTTTTCTAGATTTAAACCAAATACTCCAATTTCTTATAGAAATTATACAAATTGGGAAATGCACACTATTATGAATGATCCGGCATTATTACAAAAAACTACTTTCTACAATAAATCATTCGATGGAACTTATAAAATTATAGATAATTATTCACCTTTTTTTAAATAA
- a CDS encoding TonB-dependent siderophore receptor: MNFRKLSIAVLFLTTSGTVLYAQETKNDTVKKEKKIEGVVIKGSTKKGTEANLINLQKKSVEVIERVGSVQLAKQGVGDAATAVTKATGTTKQEGSGQIFVRGLGDRYNSTTLNGLPIPSDDPEYKNINLEIFKTSMIEYISLDKVYNPKMLGDFGGANVNIVSKEHTGKPYFRVGIGSSINLQTFDKKDFKVQDGAPGFFGYKEATFTKGNPYQKYPFQTNWNFKNAKNPFNTDMNIEGGATFGKFSLFGYAGFENSYEYSKGQEGYYFFDNTPSKNYTDVERFNYKTNTTALLNLGYRINSNHRISFTSNYIHSSDQSAKIYKGYSYDVDRNVIINRGDNKITTTWVNQLLGTHKFGDSWSGDWALGYNMLNSKRPDRLQNTIDATNLQLIAGSAINNHRYFDELKDNTVLGHAYLTRTFEKFKVTLGYDGQYKDRRFENTTIGMNFSNVVPVDPNNIDGYINAGNNSLFSYITFQPTDKLFKPFFYTAKQNIQSGLANVDITLSDKFIIQVGGRFDYIDMQMKWLDPIAQDGKKNKQYNKFLPALNAKYSLNDKQNLRFAFSKTYTLPQAKEIIPIAYYDVTTNTYGNQFLNPSDNYNADLKWELFPKSGELISVTAFGKYIQNAIARTSYASSAPSDMTYFNISDWGYIVGAEAEFRKDLYSWNNSKVYTFLNATYMHSEQEFKSESEIAKNNAGKTIVFNTPKDKIQGVADFIANVNIGYNYKWNNVNSLDFVASYSHIGKSLYAVGTGFIGNFYEVPREILDLNLSFTLNKIGIGISAKNLLNPHFKIEQENTTKTFIHKDYTKGRQLGLNLSYKF, encoded by the coding sequence GAAGTTATTGAACGTGTAGGATCCGTACAACTTGCCAAGCAGGGTGTAGGAGATGCCGCTACAGCGGTAACCAAAGCGACAGGAACTACCAAACAGGAAGGAAGCGGACAGATTTTCGTAAGAGGTCTTGGAGACCGGTATAACAGTACTACATTAAACGGATTACCCATTCCATCGGACGATCCGGAATATAAAAACATCAATCTTGAGATCTTCAAGACCTCAATGATCGAATATATTTCATTAGATAAAGTTTACAACCCAAAAATGCTGGGAGACTTCGGAGGAGCAAATGTAAACATCGTTTCTAAGGAGCATACAGGAAAGCCTTATTTTAGAGTGGGTATCGGAAGCAGCATCAATCTTCAGACGTTTGATAAAAAAGACTTCAAAGTACAGGATGGTGCTCCAGGGTTTTTCGGATATAAAGAGGCAACTTTCACTAAAGGAAATCCTTATCAGAAATATCCTTTCCAGACAAACTGGAATTTTAAAAATGCAAAAAATCCTTTTAATACCGATATGAATATTGAAGGAGGTGCAACCTTCGGGAAGTTCTCTTTATTCGGTTATGCAGGATTTGAAAATTCTTACGAATACAGCAAAGGTCAGGAGGGTTATTATTTCTTCGATAATACACCAAGTAAAAATTATACTGATGTAGAACGCTTTAATTATAAAACGAATACGACAGCTTTGCTTAATTTAGGATATAGAATTAACAGCAATCACCGAATCAGCTTTACTTCAAACTACATCCATTCTTCCGATCAGTCGGCAAAAATTTATAAAGGGTATTCGTATGACGTCGATCGAAATGTAATTATCAACAGAGGAGATAATAAAATTACCACAACCTGGGTAAATCAATTATTAGGTACTCATAAATTCGGTGACTCATGGTCCGGAGACTGGGCATTGGGTTATAATATGCTGAACAGCAAAAGACCTGACCGTCTTCAAAATACCATCGATGCTACTAACCTTCAGCTTATTGCAGGAAGTGCCATCAACAACCACAGGTATTTCGACGAGTTGAAGGACAATACGGTTCTTGGACACGCCTATCTTACAAGAACATTTGAAAAGTTTAAAGTTACTTTAGGATACGACGGGCAGTACAAAGACAGACGATTCGAAAACACAACCATCGGGATGAACTTCAGCAATGTTGTTCCGGTAGATCCTAACAATATCGACGGATACATCAACGCAGGAAACAATTCATTATTCAGCTACATTACTTTCCAGCCGACAGATAAATTGTTCAAGCCATTCTTCTACACGGCAAAACAGAATATTCAATCTGGTCTGGCCAATGTGGATATTACTTTATCTGATAAGTTCATCATTCAGGTAGGCGGACGTTTCGATTATATCGACATGCAGATGAAGTGGTTGGATCCGATTGCACAGGACGGTAAAAAGAACAAGCAATACAACAAGTTCTTACCAGCTTTAAACGCGAAGTACAGCCTAAACGATAAGCAAAATTTACGATTTGCCTTCTCAAAGACATATACTTTACCACAGGCAAAAGAAATTATTCCGATTGCTTACTATGATGTAACGACCAATACATATGGTAACCAATTCCTTAATCCATCCGATAACTACAATGCGGATCTTAAATGGGAACTATTTCCTAAATCCGGTGAACTGATTTCAGTAACGGCTTTCGGAAAATATATCCAGAATGCTATTGCGAGAACAAGTTATGCGAGTTCTGCGCCAAGTGACATGACATATTTCAACATTTCAGATTGGGGATATATTGTAGGAGCTGAAGCAGAATTCAGAAAAGATCTATACTCTTGGAACAATTCTAAAGTGTATACTTTCCTTAATGCTACCTATATGCATTCTGAGCAGGAATTTAAATCGGAAAGCGAAATTGCGAAAAATAACGCCGGTAAAACCATCGTATTCAATACTCCGAAAGATAAAATCCAAGGGGTGGCAGATTTCATCGCCAATGTCAACATAGGATATAATTATAAATGGAATAATGTAAACAGCTTGGATTTCGTAGCATCTTATTCTCACATCGGTAAAAGCCTTTACGCCGTAGGAACAGGGTTTATCGGAAATTTCTATGAAGTACCGAGAGAGATTCTTGATCTGAACTTAAGCTTTACATTAAACAAAATCGGAATCGGGATTTCTGCAAAGAATTTGTTGAATCCTCATTTTAAAATCGAACAGGAAAACACCACCAAGACATTCATCCACAAAGATTATACGAAAGGTCGTCAGCTTGGATTGAATCTATCTTACAAATTTTAA